A region of the Mycobacterium sp. NBC_00419 genome:
GGCCTTCACCGGGTCGAGCGGCGAAATGTGTTGCAGCACAAACATCGCCCCGGTCAAGGCGATCAGGATGGCCAGCATGGCCGCCATCCGCGAGGCGACGAACGTTTTCATCGACGGCCTCCTAGCTCGTCTTCATCAGGTTGCGCAGGCTGTCGCCGGAGATATTGCCGATCAGCGCCAGGACCAGAACCCCCAGACCGGGCATCACCGGAATCCACCACTGCTGCAGGAAGTAGCTCAGGTTGCGGGCGGCGTCGGCACCGAGTTCGGGTGCTGGTGCCGACTGGCCAAGTCCCAGGAAGGACAACGCGGCCAGGGTGAGGATCAGGGTGCCGATGTCCAGGCTGGCGGCGACGAGCGCGTTGGGCACCGCACCGGGCAGCAGGTGGCGCAACGCCAGCCGGATCGGTCCGGTTCCGGACAGCCGGGCCGCCTCGACATGCGGGCGCGCCTTCAAGCGGGCGATGTCGCCGCGAACCAGCCGGGCATAGAACGGCCACCACACGATCGACACCGCGATCAGGGTGTGGACGAAGCCGGGTCCGAGTGCGGCGACCACGGCGATCGCGAGGACCGGGGCCGGAAGCGAGAGGAACGCGTCGGTGATACGCATCAGGGTGGCGTCCAGCCAGCCGCCGGCGGCCCCGGCGATCAGGCCGATCAGCCCGCCGATCAGCAGTCCGACCGCGACGACCACCAAGGCGGCGAACCAGCTCGAGCGCACGCCGTAGAGGACCCGGCTCAGGATGTCGCGCCCGATGCTGTCGGTCCCGAGCAGGAAGCCGTCCTTACCCGGTGCCTGCAGCGGCATTCCGACGGGAATCAGCGGATCGTGCGGTGCCAGCACGGGCACGGCGATGGCGACGAGGGTGACCACGAAGATCAGCGACAGCCCGATCCAGTTGAGGATCAGGGCGCGATCCCTGGGCAGTGCCGCCAGTCGGCGTTCCCTGCTGCGCAGCAGCGCCGGAGCGGGTAGCGCGACGGCCATCAGCGTGCCCTCCGTTCGATGCAGGCAACCTGGTGTGGGCTGCCCGGTGTGCCCTCCAGCCGGACGTCGAGTTGGGCGTCGGCGCACGCCTCGACGGCAATCGGGCAGCGCGGGTGAAATGCGCACCCGGTGGGCGGTGAGAGCGGGCTGGCGGGCTCGCCGGCCAGCACCCGGCATTCGCGTCCCAGGTCGGGGATCGCGTCGACCAATGCCCTCGTGTAGGGGTGCACCGGGTTTCCGATCACCTCGTCGGCGGGTCCGATCTCGACGATGCGGCCCAGGTACATCACCGCGATCCGGTCGGCCACCACCCGGGCCACCGATAGGTCGTGGGTCACGAAGACCACCGACATGTCCAGGCTGCGGCGCAGATCGCCGATCAGGTTCAGCACCGATGCGGCCAGCGAGACGTCCAGAGCGCTGGTCGGCTCGTCGCACAGCAGCACCTGCGGCGGGATCACCGTCGCACGGGCCAGCGAAACCCGTTGGCGCTGACCGCCTGAGAGTTGGGCGGCCCGTGACTTGGCGACGTCCTGCGGCAGCCCGACCCGGTCGAGCACCTCGGCGACAGCGTCTTTGCGTTCACTGCGCGACATCGACGTCGCGCGCAGCCGCTCGCCGATGAGCTCGCCCACCGACAACCACGGCGTCAGGGACGCACCGGCGTCCTGGAAAACCATCTGCGGCCGATTGCCGCCGGCCAGCTCGACCTCGCCGTAGGTGGGGTTCTCCAGCCCGGCGATGATCCGCAGCAACGTGGATTTCCCCGAACCGCTCTCCCCGACCAGGGCCACGGATTCGCCGTGGCCGACGGTCAAGGAGACGCCGCGCAGGGCCTGCAGCTTGCCCTGCTTCGGTGCGGACCGATCCAGCCAGCGGCGGCGCACCGTGAAGGCCTTGGTGACCGACCTGACTCCGACGGCGGGCGGTTGCTCCGATCCGGCGTCCTCAGGCTCGGCGAAAGCGTCGCCCAGTGAACCGATCTCGGCTTCGAGGCCGGTCCGCATCTCCTGCGGGGCTATCAGGCAGGCGCTGATCCGGTCGTTGCCGACCGGCACGGGTTCCGGTGGGGTCGCCGAGCAGTCCGGGCGGGCCAGCGCACATCGCGGCACGAAGGCGCAACCGGGCAACGGGGCGGTAGGACTGGGAACCTGGCCTGCCATGGCCGTCAGGCGATGGTCGCGGGAGGTCTCCAAGGTCAGCCTGGAACGCAGCAGGCCATAGGTGTACGGGTGTGCGGGTGCCTCGAGAACCTCTGCAGTGGGCCCGATCTCGGCGATGCGCCCGGCGTAAAGCACGGCAATGCGGTCCGCGATCTGGGCCGCGACACCCAGGTCGTGGGTGATCAGCACGATGCTGCAGCCGATTTCGGTACGCAGCCGCTGCAGCAGCGCGAGCACCTGGGCCTGGACGGTCACATCCAGTGCGGTGGTCGGTTCGTCGGCGATGATGAGCTCGGGGTCGCCGGCCACCGCGATCGCGATCATCACCCGCTGGCGCAGTCCGCCGGACAGCTCGTGCGGGTAGGCCCGCATACGGCGTTCCGGTTCCGGAATGCCCACGGCAGTAAGTAGTTTCAGTGCCTCTTCGGGGCTTCCTGCGACTTCCTCGACCTGCTTGCCGATTCGCATGGTCGGGTTGAGCGACGTCATCGGGTCCTGGAACACCGCTCCGAGGTCCAGCCGGCGGACCTTGCGCAACTGCTTGGCCGCTCCGGTGACCATATCGGTGCCGCAGACCCGCACGCTGCCCTCGACCGCGGCTTTGGTACCCAGCAGGCCGAGCATGCTGAAACCCAGCACGCTCTTGCCAGAGCCAGATTCGCCGACCAGGCCGACGATTTCGCCCGCGGCGATCCGCAACGACACTCCGCGGAGTGCGTGCACATCCTTGCCGGACCGGCGGAACGTGACGCGCAGATCGTCGACCACCGCGACCGCCAGGTCGTCGGATGCGGGCGGCGCATCCGTGCGGAGCGCAACGCTTGCGGTACTCGCCATCACCAGTTTGCTCCCGGGAGGGTGAGAGGGTCTCGGTGGCGGTGCTCGTCGATGAGCCACCAGCCTGTCGCTTGACAGTTTTGCGGCAGTGATGTCGCCGTTGGTGTCGCTGGCGTAACCAATACTTATCGGGGCGTAACCGATAGGTATCGCGCGTTTCTGTCATGTGACAGAAAATCGCCAGGTCTGTCTTTTCGCAGGTGGTGTGCGCCACCATCGAACTCATGGCGACACAACGGGCGGGGCGCCCGCGCCTGACCGAACAACGCAGGCCCGGTACGACCGCCCGAGATGAGATTCTGGACGCCGCGGGGGAACTGTTCACCACACGCGGCTATGCCAGCACGTCTACCCGGGCCATCGCGGCCGCCGTCGGGATCCGGCAGGCCTCGCTCTACCACTACTTCAAGACCAAGGACGAGCTGCTGTCGGCGCTGTTGCACCAGACCGTGACGCCGACACTCTATTTTCTGGCTGAGCTGCGCACCGCCGATCCGCCGCTGTCGCCTGCCCAGTCCCTCCATGCGCTGGCCGCTTTCGACGGCGCCCAGCTGCTGACCTCGCGGTGGAACCTCGGCGCGCTCTATCTCTTGCCGGAGCTGCGGGAGGCCCGGCTGGCGACCTTCTGGACCGAGCGCGAGCGGCTTCGCCTGGGTTATCTGGATCTGAGCCGGGCGATCCTGGCGGACACCGGCGTGCACGACGATGCCGCGGATCTACCGTTTCGGCTGGTCGAGTCGCTGGTCAACATGTGGTCGGGCCAACCCCGGCCTGACCGCGTCGCGTTGCCCCACCACGTCGCCGATGCGTGTCTGCGGGTTTTGGGGGTGACCGGCGAGACTCTGTCGGCGCTGGGCGACACCACCCGTGAGCGGCTGACCCGCTATACCGAGGATGCGCACCTGCAGGGTGTCGGCTGAAGAACAGTGCGCCCGTAGGATCGGTCCATGCCGTTGGCCGAGGGTGAGACGTTCGCCGGCTACACCATCCTGCGGTTGCTGGGCGTGGGCGGAATGGGTGAGGTCTACCTGGCCCAACATCCCCGGCTGCCGCGCCGGGACGCACTCAAGGTCCTACCCGCCTCGGTCAGCACCGACAGCGAGTTCCGGGCCCGCTTCGAGCGCGAGGCCGACATGGCCGCCACGCTGTGGCATCCCAACATCGTCGGCGTCCACGACCGTGGCGATGCCGACGGCCAGCTGTGGATCGCCATGGACTACGTCGACGGGACCGATGCCGCCGAACTGCTCCGCAGCCATCCCACCGGCCTGCCGCAGCGGGAGGTGCTCAACATCGTCACCGCGGTCGCCGAGGCCCTCGACTACGCCCACCAACGGCACCTGCTGCACCGCGACGTCAAGCCCGCCAACATCCTGCTGGGCCGCCAGGAATCCGGCGACCAGCGAATCATGTTGGCGGACTTCGGCATTGCCCGCTGGGCGAACGAGTCCAGCGGACTGACGCAGACGAACATGACGGTGGGTACCGTCTCCTACGCCGCACCCGAACAGCTGATGGGCCGCGACCTCGACGGGCGGGCCGACCAGTATGCGCTCGCCGCGACGGCCTACCACCTGCTGACGGGCTCACCGCCGTTCGCGCATTCCAACCCCGCCGTCGTCATCAGCCAGCACCTCAGTGCCGCGCCGCCGAGCCTGGCCGACCGGCGTCCCGAACTGGCCACGTTGGACTCGGCCCTGCGCAAGGCGATGGCGAAGGAGCCGGCCCAGCGCTTCGACCGCTGTGTGGACTTCGCCCGTGCCCTCGGCCACCACATCACCACACCGCTGTCCGGTGATCTCGGCACCGACCCGGAGTCCACCCGGACCACCCCCATCGCCGACGCCGCGCCGTCCGGTGCCGAACCGCACTCCGCGGGCCGCAAGTCCTGGCTGCGTCCCCGGGTCCTGTTGCCGGCACTGCTCGGGGTGCTTCTCGTGGTGGCCGTCGCGTTCGTCGCGGGCCGATTCCGCGGTGAGGACGTGGTGAGCTCGGAGATCCGAGACTCCGCGACGACGCGGGTACCCACCAGCAGTCTCGCGCCACCGCCCACCAGCACGCCGACCACCACGACGACAGCGACCACGCCGACGGCGGTGCCGACCGCCACCGCGACCGACACCAACACCGTGACGGTCGACCAGGCACCGGCAGCTGTCGTCGGGGCGCGCTGCGGCGAGCCCGGGGCCACCGGCACCACCGAAGACGGTGCCACCGTGTACTGCAGTCAGCTCCAATACACGAACCGCTACCTGTGGTCACGGCAGCAGAACGTCATTGCCAACCCGGTGCTGACAGCTCCGCCGGCCGTGGCGCCGCCGTCAGAGGACGAATCCCCGGTGCGCATCTGCATGGCCGAGACCGGCCACAGCCGGCTGCGGTGCGCCGAGGAAATCCTGCGCGGCAACGGCGGCTAGGTGTCGCGCGTGAGCACCGAGCCCGCCGACGACACCCCGCTGTGGCTGTTCGCCGACCAACTGGGACCGCGGGTCTACGGCGGCGAGCACGCACACCGGCCGGTGCTGCTGGTGGAGGCCACCTCGGCACTGCGCCGCCGCCGATTCCATCGCCAGAAGCTGCACCTGGTGCTGTCCGCACTTCGCCACGCCGCCGCCGACCTCGGTGAGCGCGCCACCCTGATGCGGGCCGAGAACTACACCGAGGCGCTGCGCCGCTACGGGCGCCCGGTTCTGGTGCACGAGCCGACGTCGTTCGCGGCGGCCGAATTCGTCGAACG
Encoded here:
- a CDS encoding ABC transporter permease, yielding MAVALPAPALLRSRERRLAALPRDRALILNWIGLSLIFVVTLVAIAVPVLAPHDPLIPVGMPLQAPGKDGFLLGTDSIGRDILSRVLYGVRSSWFAALVVVAVGLLIGGLIGLIAGAAGGWLDATLMRITDAFLSLPAPVLAIAVVAALGPGFVHTLIAVSIVWWPFYARLVRGDIARLKARPHVEAARLSGTGPIRLALRHLLPGAVPNALVAASLDIGTLILTLAALSFLGLGQSAPAPELGADAARNLSYFLQQWWIPVMPGLGVLVLALIGNISGDSLRNLMKTS
- a CDS encoding ABC transporter ATP-binding protein; translated protein: MASTASVALRTDAPPASDDLAVAVVDDLRVTFRRSGKDVHALRGVSLRIAAGEIVGLVGESGSGKSVLGFSMLGLLGTKAAVEGSVRVCGTDMVTGAAKQLRKVRRLDLGAVFQDPMTSLNPTMRIGKQVEEVAGSPEEALKLLTAVGIPEPERRMRAYPHELSGGLRQRVMIAIAVAGDPELIIADEPTTALDVTVQAQVLALLQRLRTEIGCSIVLITHDLGVAAQIADRIAVLYAGRIAEIGPTAEVLEAPAHPYTYGLLRSRLTLETSRDHRLTAMAGQVPSPTAPLPGCAFVPRCALARPDCSATPPEPVPVGNDRISACLIAPQEMRTGLEAEIGSLGDAFAEPEDAGSEQPPAVGVRSVTKAFTVRRRWLDRSAPKQGKLQALRGVSLTVGHGESVALVGESGSGKSTLLRIIAGLENPTYGEVELAGGNRPQMVFQDAGASLTPWLSVGELIGERLRATSMSRSERKDAVAEVLDRVGLPQDVAKSRAAQLSGGQRQRVSLARATVIPPQVLLCDEPTSALDVSLAASVLNLIGDLRRSLDMSVVFVTHDLSVARVVADRIAVMYLGRIVEIGPADEVIGNPVHPYTRALVDAIPDLGRECRVLAGEPASPLSPPTGCAFHPRCPIAVEACADAQLDVRLEGTPGSPHQVACIERRAR
- a CDS encoding TetR/AcrR family transcriptional regulator — translated: MATQRAGRPRLTEQRRPGTTARDEILDAAGELFTTRGYASTSTRAIAAAVGIRQASLYHYFKTKDELLSALLHQTVTPTLYFLAELRTADPPLSPAQSLHALAAFDGAQLLTSRWNLGALYLLPELREARLATFWTERERLRLGYLDLSRAILADTGVHDDAADLPFRLVESLVNMWSGQPRPDRVALPHHVADACLRVLGVTGETLSALGDTTRERLTRYTEDAHLQGVG
- a CDS encoding serine/threonine-protein kinase gives rise to the protein MPLAEGETFAGYTILRLLGVGGMGEVYLAQHPRLPRRDALKVLPASVSTDSEFRARFEREADMAATLWHPNIVGVHDRGDADGQLWIAMDYVDGTDAAELLRSHPTGLPQREVLNIVTAVAEALDYAHQRHLLHRDVKPANILLGRQESGDQRIMLADFGIARWANESSGLTQTNMTVGTVSYAAPEQLMGRDLDGRADQYALAATAYHLLTGSPPFAHSNPAVVISQHLSAAPPSLADRRPELATLDSALRKAMAKEPAQRFDRCVDFARALGHHITTPLSGDLGTDPESTRTTPIADAAPSGAEPHSAGRKSWLRPRVLLPALLGVLLVVAVAFVAGRFRGEDVVSSEIRDSATTRVPTSSLAPPPTSTPTTTTTATTPTAVPTATATDTNTVTVDQAPAAVVGARCGEPGATGTTEDGATVYCSQLQYTNRYLWSRQQNVIANPVLTAPPAVAPPSEDESPVRICMAETGHSRLRCAEEILRGNGG